The Thermodesulfobacteriota bacterium genome includes the window TTCGAGACCGACGGCGATCCCCAGCCCCTGGATGATCGAAAGGACGACCGTCCCGTAGCGCGTGTACTGGGTGATCTTTCTCCGGCCCAGCTCGCCTTCCTTGGAAAGCTTCTCGAGCTGCGGGATGACCACCGTCAGCAGCTGGAGGATGATCGAGGAGCTGATGTAGGGCATGATGCCGAGGGTGAAGATGGAGAAGCGCGCGAGCGCCCCTCCGGAGAACATGTCGATCATCCCGAACAGCGTTCCCGCCTGGCTCTCGAAGACGGACTTCAGCGCCAGGTTGTCGATCCCGGGGGTCGGGACGTGGATCCCGATGCGGTAGACGATGAGCAGGAGCCCGGTGACGAGGATCCGCCGCTTGAGCTCCGGCACGCGGGTGATGTTCTGGAATCCTCCGAGCACGGGCTTCAGACCTCCACGGTTCCGCCGGCAGCCTGGACCTTCTCCACGGCCGCCTTGCTGGCGCGGTCCACTTTCACGGTGAGCTTCCGGTCGACCTCTCCGTCGCCGAGGAGCTTGATCCCCGCGGCGTCGCCTTTCACCAGCCCTTCCGCGCGGAGGGCGCCCGCGTCCACGACCGAGTCGGCCGGGAAGCGGTTCAGATCCTTCACGTTGACGATCGCCCATTCCTTGCGGAAGACGTTGGTGAAGCCGCGTTTCGGCAGGCGGCGCTGCATCGGCATCTGGCCGCCCTCGTAGCCGGGCTTCGTCCCGCCGCCGCTGCGCGCGCGGAGCCCCTTGTGCCCTTTCCCCGCGGTCTTCCCGAGGCCGGACCCCTTGCCGCGCCCGACGCGCTTCCTCTGGCTTTTCGCCCCTTCCGCGGGGCGCAGTTCCGAGAGCTTCATTTCGTATCCCCCACCTCTTCCATGCGGACGAGGAACTTGACCTTCTCGACCATCCCGCGGATCTCCGGGGTGTCCTTGAGGACGACCGCCCGGTGCAGCCGGGTGAGCCCCAGACCCCGAACGACCTTCCGGTGGTATTCCGTCCGGCCGCTCAGCCCCTTCACGAGGGTGACGCGAAGTTCTCCGCTCATGCCGTCGCCTCTTCTTCCTTCGGCCCCCGGATCCCGGCGATCTGCTCGCCGGTCCGGAGCTGCGCGAGCCCCTCGATGGCGGCCTTCACGAGGTTATGCGGGTTGTTGCTCCCCAGCGACTTGGTCAGGACGTTCGTGATCCCGCTGGATTCCACGACGGCCCGGACGCCGCCTCCCGCGATGACGCCGGTACCGGGGGAAGCCGGCCGGATGACCACCTTGCTGGCGCCGAACTCCCCCGTCACCTCGTGGGGGATCGTCCCGTTGACCAGCGGGATCCGGATCAGCGAACGCTTCGCGTTCTGGACGGCCTTCTTTATGGCGTCGGGAACCTCGTTGGCCTTGCCCAGGCCGGTCCCGACGTGGCCGTTGCCGTCGCCGACTACCACCACCGCGCTGAAGGAGAAGCGCCGACCGCCCTTCACGACCTTGGCCACGCGGCTGATGTGAACCACCCGGTCCTTCAGATCGAGACCTTCCGGATTGACTCTTTTCAAACCTTCCTCCCCATGCACTCGCGAGAGTGTGCGTTTTCCGCTAAAACTCGAGCCCGGACTCCCTTGCCCCTTCCGCCAGCGCCTTGATCCGGCCGTGGTAGAGGAACCCGTTCCTGTCGAAAACCACCTGGCGGATGTTCTTTTCCTGCGCCTTCTTCCCGATGAGCTGGCCGACCTTCTTCGCGGCGTCGCTCTTGTCGAGCTCGCCGATCTCGGTCCGGATCTCCGGGGAGAGGGTGGAGGCGGCCAGGATCGTGGACCCGGTGGAGTCCACTACCAGTTGTGCGTATATGTGCTTAGCGCTGCGGAACACCGACAGCCGCGGGCGCTGCTCCGTGCCGAAGATCCGCTTCCGGATCCGGGACTTCCGGTTCTGTCTTGCGATCTCACGCTGATTCTTCTGGCTCATGGCTTTCCGATCCCCGTCGCTTTAGGTTGCGATCTGCCGGTTATTTCCCTGCCGCCTTGCCGACCTTCTTCACCAGGCGCTCGCCGCGGTACCGGATGCCCTTGTTCTTGTAGGCGTCGGGCTTCCGGAGCATGCGCAC containing:
- the rplO gene encoding 50S ribosomal protein L15, whose translation is MKLSELRPAEGAKSQRKRVGRGKGSGLGKTAGKGHKGLRARSGGGTKPGYEGGQMPMQRRLPKRGFTNVFRKEWAIVNVKDLNRFPADSVVDAGALRAEGLVKGDAAGIKLLGDGEVDRKLTVKVDRASKAAVEKVQAAGGTVEV
- the rpmD gene encoding 50S ribosomal protein L30, producing the protein MSGELRVTLVKGLSGRTEYHRKVVRGLGLTRLHRAVVLKDTPEIRGMVEKVKFLVRMEEVGDTK
- the rpsE gene encoding 30S ribosomal protein S5; amino-acid sequence: MKRVNPEGLDLKDRVVHISRVAKVVKGGRRFSFSAVVVVGDGNGHVGTGLGKANEVPDAIKKAVQNAKRSLIRIPLVNGTIPHEVTGEFGASKVVIRPASPGTGVIAGGGVRAVVESSGITNVLTKSLGSNNPHNLVKAAIEGLAQLRTGEQIAGIRGPKEEEATA
- the rplR gene encoding 50S ribosomal protein L18, whose product is MSQKNQREIARQNRKSRIRKRIFGTEQRPRLSVFRSAKHIYAQLVVDSTGSTILAASTLSPEIRTEIGELDKSDAAKKVGQLIGKKAQEKNIRQVVFDRNGFLYHGRIKALAEGARESGLEF